CAAATCTTCCATCCCCAAAAGCTGTGCTTGAATTCCCAAAGTGTAGTTTACGAGACCGGTATCTAAAAACTGTAAACGAGGTGATTTATTAATATTTGGCTTAATAGGTGGTTCAATGTCTGTTGTAGGATAAATGAGTTGTATGATTTTTGCTGCATCCAGATTACGCATGGCTTCTCCTACCTCCCTTGACCTATAATTCGAATTTCCAAAATTCTGGAATTTGATTCTTTGGTCTATATAGAGATGGGCAGTTTCCATAATATGTCTGATTACCCGTCTTTCGGTAGCATTGGAGGCATATTTTTCAACATCTTCCTTATAGGTGGCCCAAATGCTTTCATAAACATTGGGAAGATTAGCCAAGTTGCCATCTCCAATGTTCCTTTTGACCACTTCGGGCATTCCTCCAATTATGGCATACCGATGAAAAAGTCCTAGCAATGTCTTATGTGCTACAGGATTTAAAGGTACGCTTCGCAAATAATTTAAAGCCGTATTATGGTTTATTGCTTGTAGGTATTCAGAAAAATTTAAAGGGAATAAATATAGAAACTCGACTCTTCCCACTGGAAAGCTCTCTACCTCTTTTATTGCAAATTCCAGTAGAGATCCTGCTGAAATCACATGAAGCTCTGGAACTTCTTCAAAAAAATACCGAAGTAACTGGATGGCCTTGGGTAGTTCTTGAATTTCATCTATAAACAGTAACGTGTTCTGCTGCTGGTCAGGAGTAATATTATTTGATAATAATAATGACTCTACAATGGTATTAACATCGTCATAGGCTTCGAAAAACTCTTTGTCAGAAGTTTTTTCCAGATTCAATGGAATAAAAAAATCATAGCTTTTGGCAAATTCCGTTACTAGGGTCGTCTTGCCCACCTGTCTTGCTCCACGTAATATTAGCGGTTTCCTATTATTACTGGCCTTCCAAGCTTCCAGATTTTTTAGAACATACCTTTTAAAATTCATATTACAATAATATTTGTAACAAAGTAAGGGTTATTTTTTTAATTTATTGTAATAAAGTAAGGGTAAAAGTTAGAAAATTTTGTAACAAAGTAAGGGTAGAAAGGTGTCCAGCACCCACATTTGAACCCACGCCGCCCCAAATCTTACCATAACCTTCATGCGCGTGGTTCCTGTGGAATTTCTTCCGCGTTCGGGAAGATAAGCGGGAAGCCCGCCAGAGGCGGGTGAAAAGAAATTCCATAGGGCGCATCCTACTTTTGATTTGTGATGCTGTCATGTTTTTGGACCCACTCTTGGTAATCCTTGAAAATGACAGGATGGTCCTCAAAATATTGTGTCGCTTTAAATAATCCCTCATTCTTTCCCTCCAGATAGGCAGTTTCCTTTTGCTTTTCATATTGAATGTAATGATAACCGAAGTAACCGAATACCGTTGCATTCAGAATCATTACTGTGTAAATTAAAGCTACCTCCCATTTCGGTATTAACCTCGATTTGTCAATATTCTTTAGTGCTTTATCCAAAGCCTGATGCTGCTTTTCCGAAATGCTTTTCAAATTGGATTGGTGTACGTTCAACAGGCGTTCCATTTCCGAGGTGTCCGGCTCGAAACCAAATTCGTCGATATTTTTGAGCAGTACTTTGAGTTCAGTAACCCAACTTCCAAAAGACCTGATTTCCTCGGTCAGCAGTTCCGCTATTTCATCCAGTTTTGCCATAACATTACAATCCTATTTCGATTCCTATCCCTTTATCGATTGTTCTTTTGATGGTTTTTGAAATTGCTTTTGTAGCAATTTTAGCAACGAGATTGGGAGATAGATTTACTGTGTTGCCCATCAGTTTCATTGCATTTTCGGTTTTTGCTTTCTCCACTACATTTCTGTTGAATCCAATCTGTTCGGCTATCTTGTTCATGGACATTGAAGGGTGCACCTCACTGCCTTTTAAGTTCTGTCCTGCAAACTCAAACCGAAAGCCCTGCAATTGGTTCTGCTTATTAATGGATGGGATGACCTTTACTGGGTAGGCTTCCATCGCTTTAATGTATTGGTCAAAGTCCTTTGGCCTCATTTCGCTGATGACCTTTTCGTGAATTCTTTTGAGAATCATCCGCATATCCTTCGCCATGTCCAGTTTTTGTTGTTGGACTTCCCGTACTGTAGTCAGGCCCATTTCCTTTGCCACCCGTTCCGCAGCTTGCTGGCTCCGCTTTCCAATAAAGTTGTCTTTATAAGCCTGACCTTGAAAATTGATTCGGTTTACGTACAAATGGATATGGACGTGCTTTCTGTTTCTGTGGACAAATGCAATGGCCTGGTTCTCCCGTAATTTCATCTGTTTCAGAAAGCGTTCCGTGATTTCTTGGAGTTCTTTGTTTTTCATTTCCCTGCCATCTTTGATGGTTGGACTCAATACAAAACTCAGGGTGTTCTTTTTACATTGATGGTTCTGCTGTTGGATGGTCCTGAACTCTTGTGTAATCTCCTTTGGGGTATCTCCGGCGAGATATTGGCTATGGATAATCTCGGGTTTCTTTTCTTCCCGAAGTCCGTAGGCCATGGATGCCGATGTGTGCGATATGGATTTTCCCATTCCGATCATGCCTTAAATCTTAAAAGGTGTTCCCTGATTTCTTTTGCCAGTTGGGTGACTTCATCTGCCAATTTTGGATTTCGCTTTCGAAACATGTTCCCGATGCGCTTGAAATTGTTCTGATACTGAACCAATAATTTATAAGCCTCAATTTGGTCTTCAGATAAACGCTCAATAATCCTATCATCAAATGCGGCACGGCGACAATACTCACTGATGGAGAGACCTGACTTTTTGGCCTTCACTTTCAGCAGTTTCTTCTCATAGACTGAGCACCTGAATTGGACGAATTCCCTTTTCATAGGTTTTTTCCTCTTTTGCGACCTTCGGGAGCAAAAGCAAGATTTGTCATGACAATGACACATCTTGAATTCTCACTCAGACGCATATACCAAGCCGCAACCATATCACCTCTCATCTCCCTATCCATAAACCCAAAAACATCTGAAAAACATTCTTTACCAAATACAAAGTCATAAGGATAAAGTAATTGGCATTCATTTTTTATCCTTTGAAATTCTTCGTTCGAATTCAGCTTCTAAATATTCATCGGAGAGGTTGGGCTTACCCATTAACCAAGCGTCTATAATATCCTTATCGAAAAATTTCTGGCGAATGTACTTGTTACCACCCATGGGTATCAATCGTAATTGTGTCAGTTTGTAAATCTTACTTTTCGATAGTCCCGTATAACGGGCAAGGTCATTGACATTCATAATCCGCTTTTGGTGGGATAGCAACTGCTTAATGTCTTTCAAAAGCTCCACCACATTTTCATCTGCTTCCATAATCTCATTTTCTAATAATTACCTTGTACAAAGGGCAATTGTGTTACAAATCTTCGAGCCAAAGAAAGCAGATGATATGTGATGGAAAGGGAAAAAAGGGAAGATGTCCCCCAAAGAAAATTCAATAGTCCCCCAAAAAATCGAAGAAAGAGTCGATTAGGCCTTCGAATTCGTCGCCCGGAGGAAACTCACTATACTTTTTGGAAAGGGTCTTTGCGTAGATAAGGTTGCCCTTGTGATAGACCTTTTCCGAACGTTCAAAGGTTTTCAAATGCAGTCCATTTTTAAACCGTTTGAACTTTTCGAGGATGTATTTCAATTGAGGCTGTGTGCAGATAAAATGAAGCTCGGAATCATGTTCTTCAAAATCAAGAACAAAAAAGTAGTGGAAGTCGGCGAAACTGGTCAGGTTTTCATCCAATAGTTCATAACGGACAAGGGAATTGTAAATCCTTCTTAGGACTCTTTCGTTAAAGTCCATATTGATGCCGACAAGTTTTAGTTTGGGGGTGCTATGCTTTCGATTCAACTGTTCTTTATAAGATTCCCTAACGAGTATCCCCATTATGATTAAAACAAACAGTGCGATTGGAAGTAATGCGACCCAAAGAAGCTCATAATCATCATACAGCTCCAAGGCCCAGAAGACAAAAAAGGCACCAAAAACCAAAAACCATACGTACAGGCCATTGTTGCCTCGTTTTAGATAACTGTCCGTATCATTCTCGATTCTATCCTTCCGCAACTTGATGTTGACCAACCAACTGGCTATGGTGTCGATTAACTTCATCAATTCAAAGGGTATTTATTTAAAGATAACCAAAAGGAGGAGGGTTGTAGCCAAAATCTCGATGTAACCTATTATACGCTAGGTGGAAACGCAAAATTTTTGTGGCTGGGGAGAAGAAAGGTCAAGCGGTTTTTCACCGCTTGTGCTTTCGCGCCGCTCCGAGGGTGTCGGAAAACCAGAAAGGTTTTCTGACTTCCGCAGGGGCATGGGAAAAAATTGAAATTAGCAAAGTTTAGAAAATCCAAGGCTCTTAAAAGAAGTCTTACAAAGTTCCAAAATAAATTACTAATATATAATTGTAAAAGGGTTTGTACTTCGGAGGTTCACCAAGAAGTTTTCTATCTTTTTATTGATTTTCACTAAGGCAATATGAAAATTATTTCCTGTATTCCGGTAATAAAAATTAGTATAGTTAAGATAAAAATGGAATCTAGAAAATTATAACGGGAATCTATTCTTCGACTTTTCTATAAGAAAATTCCTTTGTTTCTGGGTCAAATGAAGATTCTCCTATTCTAATGCTATTGGACGGATTGAGCACAGAGCCGTTTGTTGGGTCAAGAGCATTCATAGTATCTCTGTTAGCCACTTGTCCAAAAATCTGTTTTTCATAGGCTGATTCCGGTTTGTCTGGCAACGCATCAAACAGCAACCTATCTACCTTCCTATTTAGTTCGAATAAATCCATAATTTCCCCCGAAAAGGAGTGCAAATTTACAATTATTAATTCATATTATCCAAAGCTATTTTCATGGCCTTTGTACTTATATCCATCAAGAATTTTGGGACTTCATCTTTATCTAGAATAAGAGGGGCTATTCTCAAATCCCTCAACTCTTCCTTTATCGCGACATCTACATCCCTGATGAATATCCAAACACCTAAATCCCTATCAACTTTATTTTTTATCTTTCTTAACAATGGGGCTATCAATCTATCTCCAGAAGTGGCCTCTGACATTCCAATAAACAAAAAATTATTCTTTGATAAATAATGTTTGACCAAAACTGACCATTGACTATCGTCCTCCCCTAACCTCTGGTCGGCTTGAGATTTACTCAGAATTATTTCCTTGCTAGGTCTATCATCCATAATTGGATGAGGTACATATCCGTGCGGGTGAAATATTTCAACATCATGGCCTGCAGAAAAGTAAGGCAGTTCAGAAACGCTGTTTACAATTAGTCCGAAGGAACTCAAATACCATTCCAGTAGAGAATCATAGTTTAGTGTAAAAACTGTTTTAACCCTGCCTCTTCTTCCTCCTATTATCAGCCCTGCTATAGAATTAAGAGCCTTATGTTGAAAAATATCATATTTCTGACTTTCCAGATTAAGTCCATTATATAAGTACTTAGATATCAACTCGATAAGTTTCTTTTCGTCTCCTTTAAGCTCGCGGACGATTTTATCTGCTGCAATTTGAAATTCATCTGCACTTGGACGTTCTTTTTCCAATAAAGGCAAACCGATTGCTTCGTCTTTATTTAAGTTGTTCAAAAGTGATTTCCAATCATCCACTTCGAATGATTTAGAAATTCCGGCTCCCACAAAAAGACTGAGGGAATCTTGATATAGGCTTTTTGCCAAAAAATTTACCGCATTATCCCTGAACTCAATTTCCATTTATTAGATTTCAGCGTTTTCTCTATCCAGTGGGGAAATTGAGGTATTATCGAAATAATCTGAGTCATTCAAAAATGAAATAAAGTAAATTAGAGAAATTAGATTCAGGCATCCCTTTTGTAAATACAACTTGTAATTGCCATATCTGTCCGCGTTTAGACTCAAATTAATTCTAGACAGACCATCATCCCTTCCGACTACACATTTGAACCTGGAAGTGCTTGGAATCCATATATTCTTTTCATCATTATTTTTATTCGATAGTAAATCGAACACCAATTCGCCGATGTCAGTTGACAGAGGCTTGTTTCCCTTGATAATCACATTAGATATATCACCCCTACTCCGTTTAGAAATTCCAACTCCTGTTGTTTTTACAGTAATATTTTTTGAGACTAACTCATTCCCAATAACAGTATTTATCAAATTAAAAATTCTAATTATCAGGTACTTAGGTTGAATTTTAAGCTGGTTCAATACATCCTTTATAAATTGGCTTAAAAGTTCAGAAAAAGGTGTTAGTAAACAAACAATTCCATCCGCCTTAAAGTGCAATATTAAACTATCGTATGCAAAGTTTTTGACCTTGTTTCCTAGATACGCTTTGGCCTTACTTTTATCCACATTAAAATGTTCTTGTAACCCCCTATGGTAAGGCCGATCGGTATTATAGACTAGATGAATTACCTTTGCAGACATGATTTCCTCCGATTTAATCTGTGTCCAATCCTTAAAACTTTTTGCAAGTTCTTCAATAGCAATGAAACCTTCTGTCCTAAGAATTATCATGTTATAATATCTCTGATCCCCAGTAATATCAATCTTTGGTTTATACATGGCTATTGAATTATTGACAACATTATTTTACAGGTTTCTCGAGAGTAATCAATTTCATTCTTCTCGAGTGTTTTTCGTATCCTATCTAAGAGGAAGGCAACAGGGCTATTTATTCTTTCATCTTCAAAACTATCTGGAAGGTCATATTTAAAATCCATTTCTTCAGATTCTGCTTCGTCTAGCACGGTTACAAAATCATCATTGTAGATTTTAGAGGATAAAACTTCTGAAATGAAAACATCATCGATCATGTCGACCAGCATTAGATAAGAATAAAAACCGCCATAGTATGCTTTCGTTAAGTACTCTAAATCATTGAGCAAAAGAATTATTCTAGCAATAAGGGGCTTTTTAATTTTTGAATGCAAGTCTACCAAGGAACTTTTCAGCATGCTTACACTTTCTTTGAACCTTTCATACGGTCTTATCGCAACGACCTTGGTGCTAATTACAATCAAACATCTAAGAATATACTGTCTAAGGTCTGCATCAATATGGGGCAAGGAACTCCATGAGTGCCAAATTGACTTGATATAGAAATCAATCTGACCTCTATAAATGTAATTTAAATCAAATAGGTGAACAAATATTTCATTGATATTCCGGAAGTTATGAGTTAGCAATTTAAACATCGCATTGTAATCCTTTGGAATGTCATAGGGTTGCAGTTCATTACCCGCTACTAAAACATGTTTCTCAACACTAAGCGAACCATATTTGTCAGCAAGACAGCAATGCGTAAGAACTATGTAACGAACAGAATCAAGTAGACTTTTTTCCTCACTAAATCCATTCTTACTTATATCCCTAAAGGTCATATAAAAATTCATTTTATCTTCTTCGCTCTGCTCCGACAAATCACCAGCTAAAATCAAATTAAGTAATTGTCGAACTTGACTGTGCATCAATTCATGAGTTAAGGTCATAATACTCCACTCAGGATCTGCCCCATTGGTAATTGATTGTATTGCAGCAGAAATAGCATATTCACTCTCTCTAAAACCAAGTCTTGCACTAAAATAAGGTAGTTTAAAAAGATTATTTTCCTTTTTCGATCTTACAAATTCATCGATATTAGAATATTTCCATCTTTTAGTGTCGTATTTGTGGGGGCTTTCAATATCCACCAAAAACGACCCTGTTTTCTTAAAATCGACTGTTATCTTTTCCTCAAAATTATATTCGTGAAAAATTGATTCAATAAAGTCCGTAATCCTGTATAATGCCAGAATACCAGAGCCAATACCACATAATGAATGCCTTCTAATTAGTGATCTCCGCGAGAGCACTGGTATTGTGCCGGAAAACGTTTGCGTTGAAACATATGATATAATTGAAATCAATTGTATCGCCCTATCTACATATTGATTTTTATGATAATTATCTTCAATGCTCTTGTTAATGCTTTTCTTTAATCTAATAAGCTCTTCTTCGGATAAATCCTCAACAATTTGGATATTTTTGAGGTCTTCGAATTGTATATCAATAGAATCCTGATACTTTTTAATCTTTTTTATCAGAGAGTTAATCTCTTTATTGATTTTTTTAATTTCGAATAACCCATCGATAGGCACACTAGCCACCTTAGTTGCAAATAAGCTTAAGGACAAATGAAGTTCTTCAAATATGTTCTTAATTGAAATCGGCAACTGGTCATAGTCTTCAAATACAATTTTTATATCACCAATGCTTTTTGGTGCCTTTATATTTTCACATCTAACCTTTCCTGGACTTAATTCCCACTCTTCAAAACTCACACACTCATCATCAATTTTTGAGAGTAACTCATCTAAGATAGCGGTAGTTCTTCCGAATAGGATTATAGAACTTATACCATATCCAAAAAAAACCTTCACATCTAAGGATTTGTAAAATACTTTTAATTGGGACAAAACCCTCATTGGATTTATGAAAAAACAAAATCTTATATATCGATATTCTAACAAATCCGGTATTTCCTTTTCACTTTCTATAAGTGGAAAAATTTGAGATATTCGATTATAATTATTCTTCGCTAACTGCTCCTGTTTTAGCTCTTCGAATACTTCCACATTTGCATTCAAAGATGTATCTCCCCAGTAGGAGGAAATTTCATCTTTCCTAGAAATTACAAGCCACATTTAAAATGAAAGATTTTATCTAAAGTGAATTAATATTCTTTACAATGTAAGAATGTACTGTAAAGATATTCATAATATCTATCATGACCTCCTCACGTATTTAGGGAAGATTATATGTTGTTTCAAAAAAATCTTTTGAAGCCATTTTGGGACTATTTTATTAAAATGATAAGTATTTTAGAACGAGTAGCTTACGAAATCGCTCTAGAGTTGCGTCGCTTTTTGGTTTTTTGACTCCATTACATCCATTAAATTTTGCATATCCTGTCCAACTTTCTTTTCAACCACCCTGGCATAAATCTGAGTAGTGGATAATTTGGTATGACCCAATAGTTTTGAAACGGTTTCTATTGGAACACCATTGGATAGGGTTACGGAAGTGGCAAAGGTATGTCTAGCGGTATGGAAAGTCATTCTTTTTCGGATTCCACAAGCATCTGCAATTTCCTTTAAGGTTCTATTTATCATTTGGTTGCTATACCTAGGTAGTAGCCTATCCCCTTTGACTATTCTCGATTCAGTTTTATATTTTTCAATGATTTCTAAAGCTTTCGGCAGTAAAGGTATTCTTAAGGGTTCATCGGTTTTGGCCCTTTTGGTGTAAAGCCAATTATTTCCATCGATACCTTTTACCAAATGCTCCACCTTCAAACCTTGGACGTCTACAAACGAAAGCCCTGTGTAACAGGCGAAAATAAAAAGGTCTTTAATTTGCTCGGTACTTGGCCTTTTAAAGGTTGTTTGTTCCACTAACTGCAGTTCCCATTCCGTCAAAAATTGACGATTAGTTTTTTCAAATCGAAGCTTGAAATTAACAAAGGGGTCTTTTTCGAGCCATTCCAGGCGAACACCTAGCCTTGACATCTTTTTTAAGCGTTCCATGTGTTTCATGGCCCCATTATTAGCACATCCCATTCGAGTGGAAGGCTTATACTTGCGTACATATTGTTCAAAGTCGGTTATGAAACCGTAATTCAATTTATTTAATGGAATGTCTTCAATCTTAAGCTCATCTTTTAGATATTTCTTTATACATCTTTCCGTGCTATAATAATTCTTCATGGTTCCTGGTCGTAGGGAAGTCTTCATCGTGGCATTATGATAGGAAATCAAATCCAATAAGGTCTTACCTTGTTCATCTGTACCGAGATAACGTGCCTTGATTTTTGCCGAAGTAATGTCTTCTCCCTCTTGTAAAAGTTGGCGATGTGCTTCGTGAAGGCCAGTAAAAACCTGGTCCAAATACTTATTTACGGAGGTTACGTATTTGGAAGACCCCCTACCCCTTTTGCTTCTGTTGTCCCATAAAGAGGCCTTCAATTCCCGATTCAAACTAAACTCCGCTCTTTTTCCATCTACAGTTATGCGCGCATAAAGCATTAAGTTTTCAGTTTCCCTCTCGAGTTTTCTTGTAATGAAAATAACGGATAATCTACTGTTTTCTAACATATTATGTAGCTTTAAATGAATAAACAACTGGTAAAAAACACATTGTCAATTACCCTTAAAAGCTACTTCAATGTACAAAAAATGTGGTGGTGTTCCATTCCCGAATCCCTCACCAGCGAGGCATTTTCATATGGTTTCAGATGGTTTCTTTTGAAACCTCTAAAAACATAAAACGTTGCAAATCAGTCGATTTGCAACGTTATGCAACTAAAAGAAAATAGTTGAGTCGGGATGACTGGATTCGAACCAGCGACCACGCGCACCCCATGCGCGTACGCTACCAGACTGCGCCACATCCCGAAAACGGATTGCAAAAATAAAAATTTAATTGAGAAATCAACCCTGTTTTTAACCTCCCGATAAAAATTCGCGGATTTCCAGAAATAATGCCTCCCTTGCCGCACGTGAATCGTACTCCGGATTAAAGAGAAAGTAACTATTGGCCTGATCAAAACAGAACTCGTCCAAATCATCCCCCTGCCAAAGGTGATAACTTACCAGTAATGTGTTGTAGTCTATTTTGTAGGGTTTTTTAGCTGGTTGAAATCCGTTCAGGTACATATTCAACCAAAAAACAGAGCGGTCAAGTTCTTTCTTTTCTTCAAAGTCAAGAAAAGTAGGACTTGGGCATTCATTTCTGTCATCCATCGGAAGCAAATAGGGTGTTAGTCAAACTGTTGAGCACACGTCTCGATGTCTAAAATCGTTAAATCATCCTTATTTGGCAAATTTTTTTTTAATAAATAGTATTGCCAAAGATGGATCTGGCACAACATTAAGTTGCCAAAAACAGACCCTATCTATAAAGGGTGAAATGCCCTACATATTGCTGCTTTTCATTGTCGTTTGCGTTGACAACATACCAGTAATCACCTGTGGGCAGGGGTTTGCCATTATAGTTGCCATCCCATTTCTTCACTTGGTCAAGGCGGGCCACTTCCCTACCGTAACGGTCATAAATGAGCACTTCGATATTGGGGAAAAACTCTCGGTTTTTAGGTGCCCAAAAGTCGTTCATATTGTCACCATCGGGAGTGAAGAAATTCGGAAACTCTACCATGCCATCAAAATCAAAAGGGAAAACTATTTCGGCATAACAACCCTGTGAATCTCTTACCCGTATATTAATGGTGGCATCATAACTGATGTTGAAAATGTTGTCACTTCCCTGTGACTCACCTTGAAAAAAGAACTCATACCCTCCAAAACCGCCAGTTGCTATGGCCGTTATTTCATCTGGCCCCGTTTTCATGGCCTCAAGAACCAATGGCTCGTAAGGGTCGATGGTAAATTCAACAAAGGTAGTACAGCCATTTGCATGGTATAGGTAAACGATGTGGTCTCCTGCAGGCAGGTCGGCCCATGTTCGCTCGGTAGTGGCCACTGAAATGTCATCAACATCTAAAGAGAACAGAACATCAGCGAAAGAACTGCCGTTCTGTTCCACTATGGTTGTGGTACTGTTGGGGAAAATACCCTCGCAGCCATATTCTACTACCGCCCCTGCATTGATATCGACCCCAATTTCAA
This portion of the Flagellimonas lutaonensis genome encodes:
- a CDS encoding ATP-binding protein — encoded protein: MNFKRYVLKNLEAWKASNNRKPLILRGARQVGKTTLVTEFAKSYDFFIPLNLEKTSDKEFFEAYDDVNTIVESLLLSNNITPDQQQNTLLFIDEIQELPKAIQLLRYFFEEVPELHVISAGSLLEFAIKEVESFPVGRVEFLYLFPLNFSEYLQAINHNTALNYLRSVPLNPVAHKTLLGLFHRYAIIGGMPEVVKRNIGDGNLANLPNVYESIWATYKEDVEKYASNATERRVIRHIMETAHLYIDQRIKFQNFGNSNYRSREVGEAMRNLDAAKIIQLIYPTTDIEPPIKPNINKSPRLQFLDTGLVNYTLGIQAQLLGMEDLSNAFKGAIIPHLITQEIISLNTISSTKPHFWIREKKQSSSEVDLVYPYQDKVIPIEIKSGATGTLKSLHQFMDRTDHPYAIRIYGGGYKVEKSTTIAGTPFLLMNLPYYLGTQLPNYIEYFVDNHSMSEKEG
- a CDS encoding DUF6730 family protein; translation: MAKLDEIAELLTEEIRSFGSWVTELKVLLKNIDEFGFEPDTSEMERLLNVHQSNLKSISEKQHQALDKALKNIDKSRLIPKWEVALIYTVMILNATVFGYFGYHYIQYEKQKETAYLEGKNEGLFKATQYFEDHPVIFKDYQEWVQKHDSITNQK
- a CDS encoding relaxase/mobilization nuclease domain-containing protein; this encodes MGKSISHTSASMAYGLREEKKPEIIHSQYLAGDTPKEITQEFRTIQQQNHQCKKNTLSFVLSPTIKDGREMKNKELQEITERFLKQMKLRENQAIAFVHRNRKHVHIHLYVNRINFQGQAYKDNFIGKRSQQAAERVAKEMGLTTVREVQQQKLDMAKDMRMILKRIHEKVISEMRPKDFDQYIKAMEAYPVKVIPSINKQNQLQGFRFEFAGQNLKGSEVHPSMSMNKIAEQIGFNRNVVEKAKTENAMKLMGNTVNLSPNLVAKIATKAISKTIKRTIDKGIGIEIGL
- the mbpA gene encoding mobilization protein MbpA yields the protein MKREFVQFRCSVYEKKLLKVKAKKSGLSISEYCRRAAFDDRIIERLSEDQIEAYKLLVQYQNNFKRIGNMFRKRNPKLADEVTQLAKEIREHLLRFKA
- a CDS encoding helix-turn-helix transcriptional regulator, which encodes MEADENVVELLKDIKQLLSHQKRIMNVNDLARYTGLSKSKIYKLTQLRLIPMGGNKYIRQKFFDKDIIDAWLMGKPNLSDEYLEAEFERRISKDKK
- a CDS encoding DUF6617 family protein; this translates as MKLIDTIASWLVNIKLRKDRIENDTDSYLKRGNNGLYVWFLVFGAFFVFWALELYDDYELLWVALLPIALFVLIIMGILVRESYKEQLNRKHSTPKLKLVGINMDFNERVLRRIYNSLVRYELLDENLTSFADFHYFFVLDFEEHDSELHFICTQPQLKYILEKFKRFKNGLHLKTFERSEKVYHKGNLIYAKTLSKKYSEFPPGDEFEGLIDSFFDFLGDY
- a CDS encoding SIR2 family protein, with the translated sequence MEIEFRDNAVNFLAKSLYQDSLSLFVGAGISKSFEVDDWKSLLNNLNKDEAIGLPLLEKERPSADEFQIAADKIVRELKGDEKKLIELISKYLYNGLNLESQKYDIFQHKALNSIAGLIIGGRRGRVKTVFTLNYDSLLEWYLSSFGLIVNSVSELPYFSAGHDVEIFHPHGYVPHPIMDDRPSKEIILSKSQADQRLGEDDSQWSVLVKHYLSKNNFLFIGMSEATSGDRLIAPLLRKIKNKVDRDLGVWIFIRDVDVAIKEELRDLRIAPLILDKDEVPKFLMDISTKAMKIALDNMN
- a CDS encoding site-specific integrase, producing MLENSRLSVIFITRKLERETENLMLYARITVDGKRAEFSLNRELKASLWDNRSKRGRGSSKYVTSVNKYLDQVFTGLHEAHRQLLQEGEDITSAKIKARYLGTDEQGKTLLDLISYHNATMKTSLRPGTMKNYYSTERCIKKYLKDELKIEDIPLNKLNYGFITDFEQYVRKYKPSTRMGCANNGAMKHMERLKKMSRLGVRLEWLEKDPFVNFKLRFEKTNRQFLTEWELQLVEQTTFKRPSTEQIKDLFIFACYTGLSFVDVQGLKVEHLVKGIDGNNWLYTKRAKTDEPLRIPLLPKALEIIEKYKTESRIVKGDRLLPRYSNQMINRTLKEIADACGIRKRMTFHTARHTFATSVTLSNGVPIETVSKLLGHTKLSTTQIYARVVEKKVGQDMQNLMDVMESKNQKATQL